The Corynebacterium occultum sequence TTCACGTCTCGGCGCTGAGGCGATAGGCACTTTCTGGCTCGTTCTCGGCGGCTGTGGCTCCGCGGTATTTGCCGCACTCTTCCTCAATAGCGAGGGCACTCAGATGGGAATCGGATTCCTCGGAGTGGCCCTCGCTTTTGGTTTGAGCGTTCTGACCGGCATCTACGCGTTCGGGCATATCTCCGGCGGGCACTTCAATCCGGCGGTCACCATCGGACTGGCCATGGGTCGACGTTTCGAGTGGAAGGACGTTGTTCCTTATATCCTTGTCCAGGTTGTCGGCGGACTGATCGCCGGTGCCGTTATCTATTTCGTGGCCAGCGGAAAAACGGGCTTCGAGGCGGCCGGCAACATGGCTGCCAATGGCTTCGGGGACAACTCCCCGGGTGGATATACCCTGATGACCGCCGCGGTGATCGAGATCGTGCTCACCGCCATCTTCCTCTATGTCATTCTCGGGTCCACCGATGGTCGCGCACCCAAGGGATTCGCCGGCATCTCGATCGGTCTGACGCTGACCCTGATCCACCTGATCTCCATCCCGGTGACCAATACCTCGGTGAACCCCGCCCGTTCCACCGCGGTGGCGTTCTTCAATGGGGATGGCGCCCCGGGGCAGCTCTGGCTCTTCTGGCTGGCCCCGATCATCGGCGCGCTGATCGCCGGTGCGACCTACCGCTTCATCTCCGCGGAACCCAGGCCGGACATCTCCGGCGAGGTCAGAGATTAGCGCCCCTGCCGGCCCAGCGCTGCACCACGGCATCCAGGTCGCCCGGGTCGGTGGCCGTGTAGCGTGCGGTGGCATGTTCCGCTGGGGTGCCATAACCCCAGGTGACGGCGACGGTGTCGATGCCGAATCCGGCGGCCCCGTCGATGTCGTGGCTGCGGTCCCCGATCATCAGGATCTTATCCTTCTGGTCGTGCAGCCCCACTGAATCCAGGACGTGGGAGATCACCGCGGACTTGGTGCGGCGAGGGCCCGCCTCCTGGGCGGCGCCGATGAAGTCGAAGTACTCGATCATCCCGAATTCGCTGAGGGAGATGCGGGCGAATCCCTCACCCTTGCTGGTGGCGGTGCACAGCCGGAACCCCTGCTCTTTCCATTCGGCCAGTAGTTCCCGCATGCCTTCATAGGGTTGGGAATTCGCCCTGCCTTCCCGGGCATGGTGGTCCATGTAGGCGGCGAAGGCGGCCTTGACCTGCGCCGGGGACATGCCCAGGGACTGCAGGGTCTGTTCCATCGGGGGCCCGGCGATCAGGGCGATGCGTTCCTCGCTGGGTCTGGGCCAGCCGACGGTCTCCAGCCCGTGGAGAAAGGACGCCCGGATTCCGGGGAAAGAATCAATGAGGGTGCCGTCGACATCCAGGAAGAGAGTTTTCATGCCCTTCAGTCTGCCTCAGCTCTCGACCTCAGGCGGGGGAAGGGCACCCCAAAAAGTTCACTTTGGCACCCGCAGAGGTTGAGTGCTGGCACTCTCGGGGGTAGAGTGCCAATTGGTTGTCTGACACACAGTTGTTCACCCGCGACGACGACTGTGCCCTAATCGCAACCGGCACAATCATCATTCTTTTCACTGAACACACGGAGGAATATCGTGGCGAACGTCAACATCAAGCCGCTCGAGGATCGCGTCCTGGTCCAGATCAACGAGGCAGAGACCACCACCGCTTCTGGTCTGGTCATCCCGGACTCCGCCAAGGAGAAGCCGCAGGAGGGCACCGTCGTGGCCGCTGGCCCGGGCCGTTTCGGCGATGACAACGAGCGCGTCCCGATGGACATCAAGGAGGGCGACACCGTCGTCTTCTCCAAGTACGGTGGCACCGAGCTGAAGTACGACGGTGTCGAGTACCTGCTGCTCAACGCTCGTGACATCCTCGCCATCGTCGAGAAGTAGGCGACACCTCCATGGCAAAGCTCATTGCATTTGACCAGGAGGCCCGCGAAGGTCTCCTCCGCGGCGTCGATACGCTTTCCGACGCCGTGAAGGTCACCCTCGGCCCCCGCGGCCGCAACGTCGTCCTGGACAAGGCCTTCGGTGGCCCCACCGTCACCAATGACGGTGTCACCATCGCCCGCGACATCGACCTCGAGGATCCCTTCGAGAATCTCGGTGCCCAGCTGGTGAAGTCCGTGGCCGTCAAGACCAACGACATCGCCGGCGACGGCACCACCACCGCGACCCTGCTCGCCCAGGCCATCATCTTTGAGGGTCTGCGCAACGTGGCCGCCGGTGCCAACCCGATCGAACTCAACCGCGGTATTGCCGCCGGTACCGAGAAGGTCATCGAGGAGCTCAAGGCTCGCGCCACCCCGGTTTCCTCCGCGAAGGAGATCGCCAACGTGGCAACCGTCTCCTCCCGCGATGAGATCGTCGGCGAGATGGTTTCCGGTGCGATGGACAAGGTGGGCAAGGACGGTGTCCTCACCGTCGAGGAGTCCCAGTCCATCGAGTCCTCCCTGGAGATCACCGAGGGTGTGTCCTTCGACAAGGGCTTCCTCTCTCCTTATTTCATCACCGACACCGACGTTCAGCAGGCGGTCCTCGAGGATCCGCAGATCCTGCTGGTCCGCAACAAGATCTCCTCCCTCCCGGATTTCCTTCCGGTGCTGGAGAAGGTCGTCGAATCCGGTAAGCCGGTGCTGATCATCGCCGAGGACATCGAGGGCGAGCCGCTGCAGACCCTCGTGGTCAACTCCATCCGCAAGACCCTGCGGGCCGTCGCCGTGAAGTCCCCGTACTTCGGTGATCGCCGCAAGGCCTTCATGGATGACCTGGCAGTGGTCACCGGTGCCACCGTGATCGACCCGGAGGTTGGCTACAACCTCACCGAGGCCGG is a genomic window containing:
- the aqpZ gene encoding aquaporin Z codes for the protein MHTPPLASRLGAEAIGTFWLVLGGCGSAVFAALFLNSEGTQMGIGFLGVALAFGLSVLTGIYAFGHISGGHFNPAVTIGLAMGRRFEWKDVVPYILVQVVGGLIAGAVIYFVASGKTGFEAAGNMAANGFGDNSPGGYTLMTAAVIEIVLTAIFLYVILGSTDGRAPKGFAGISIGLTLTLIHLISIPVTNTSVNPARSTAVAFFNGDGAPGQLWLFWLAPIIGALIAGATYRFISAEPRPDISGEVRD
- the groES gene encoding co-chaperone GroES, encoding MANVNIKPLEDRVLVQINEAETTTASGLVIPDSAKEKPQEGTVVAAGPGRFGDDNERVPMDIKEGDTVVFSKYGGTELKYDGVEYLLLNARDILAIVEK
- the groL gene encoding chaperonin GroEL (60 kDa chaperone family; promotes refolding of misfolded polypeptides especially under stressful conditions; forms two stacked rings of heptamers to form a barrel-shaped 14mer; ends can be capped by GroES; misfolded proteins enter the barrel where they are refolded when GroES binds); this encodes MAKLIAFDQEAREGLLRGVDTLSDAVKVTLGPRGRNVVLDKAFGGPTVTNDGVTIARDIDLEDPFENLGAQLVKSVAVKTNDIAGDGTTTATLLAQAIIFEGLRNVAAGANPIELNRGIAAGTEKVIEELKARATPVSSAKEIANVATVSSRDEIVGEMVSGAMDKVGKDGVLTVEESQSIESSLEITEGVSFDKGFLSPYFITDTDVQQAVLEDPQILLVRNKISSLPDFLPVLEKVVESGKPVLIIAEDIEGEPLQTLVVNSIRKTLRAVAVKSPYFGDRRKAFMDDLAVVTGATVIDPEVGYNLTEAGPEHFGTARRVTVTKDETIIVDGAGTAEAVEERREQIRREIENTDSTWDKEKAEERLAKLSGGVAVIKVGAPTETEVGERKLRVEDAINAARAAAQEGIIAGGGSVLVQIAEGLKSYAEEFEGEARTGVLALSRALVKPAYWIADNAGLDGAVVVSKITELPNGEGFNAATLEYGNLIEQGIIDPVKVTLSAVINASSVARMVLTTEASVVEKPAEPASAGQGVHGHHH
- a CDS encoding HAD-IA family hydrolase — protein: MKTLFLDVDGTLIDSFPGIRASFLHGLETVGWPRPSEERIALIAGPPMEQTLQSLGMSPAQVKAAFAAYMDHHAREGRANSQPYEGMRELLAEWKEQGFRLCTATSKGEGFARISLSEFGMIEYFDFIGAAQEAGPRRTKSAVISHVLDSVGLHDQKDKILMIGDRSHDIDGAAGFGIDTVAVTWGYGTPAEHATARYTATDPGDLDAVVQRWAGRGANL